The Salvia miltiorrhiza cultivar Shanhuang (shh) chromosome 1, IMPLAD_Smil_shh, whole genome shotgun sequence genome has a window encoding:
- the LOC131004865 gene encoding uncharacterized protein LOC131004865, which translates to MDNDPCAPAPSTNTNTTSTSRAKRGKVCLTKVAQRRAKGVIQHVDFNARGQPVGEAAAEMQSYIGLLTRDHVKINIKKWKAVPQDVKDLIWDTVKSSYDVPEQWKAGCMESANAKWRSWKCRMYNEFIVPCQDDASKLQEPPPGSGILPLEWNQFVVTRLSTEFKNFSAQQKERRSKNIYPHRLSRKGYAKFAEELKTSDLHGDEDIDRATMWKKARLTKDGEVQNDNLKNAFQKIDDCIREKEEGRVDSSSCSSDLLSRALEKPEHSGRVRGLGAGVKPKSFFETPRVKKQEIDEKAQTELEEAKKQIKEQDGRILVLDKVIYELVSRIGKLESKVGDKDDKSEGLGSCSVIKPQKMQIENDEDMKVVENAEDIKKPDKKTCGKKIEKDEDMKVVENDEDIKRPDKKTRGKKIENDEDMKVVENDEDIEVVEKSVGLEGKVVKLLEDGSKKLVAYGTVMVAGDVLHGSPFPKDCLRVAIDEVVDDNARLPKSISDDMVTVGNALGTHVAWPTHLVVEKSIEVILILSSSLLVLINT; encoded by the exons ATGGATAATGATCCTTGTGCCCCGGCACCTTCTACAAATACAAATACAACTTCAACAAGTAGAGCCAAAAGGGGGAAAGTATGTCTGACGAAAGTTGCTCAGCGGAGGGCAAAAGGGGTCATCCAACATGTTGATTTCAACGCACGTGGACAGCCAGTGGGTGAGGCAGCAGCTGAAATGCAAAGTTACATTGGCCTCCTTACACGTGATCACGTGAAGATAAACATTAAGAAGTGGAAAGCTGTCCCGCAAGATGTTAAAGACCTGATATGGGACACGGTTAAA TCTTCCTACGATGTTCCCGAGCAGTGGAAGGCTGGATGTATGGAATCTGCAAATGCCAAGTGGCGAAGCTGGAAATGTAGAATGTACAATGAATTCATTGTACCATGTCAAGATGACGCCTCGAAGTTGCAAGAACCACCACCGGGAAGTGGCATTCTGCCATTAGAATGGAATCAGTTTGTAGTCACTCGACTGTCGACTGAATTTAAG AATTTCAGTGCGCAACAAAAGGAGAGACGGAGTAAGAACATATACCCCCATCGACTTTCCCGCAAAGGATATGCTAAATTTGCCGAAGAGTTGAAG ACGTCTGATTTACACGGTGATGAAGATATAGACAGAGCTACGATGTGGAAGAAAGCAAGACTGACCAAGGACGGAGAAGTTCAGAATGATAACTTGAAGAATGCTTTCCAGAAAATA GATGACTGCATAAGGGAAAAGGAGGAAGGCCGAGTTGATTCTTCATCTTGTTCAAGCGATTTGCTATCACGTGCCCTGGAGAAACCTGAACATAGTGGCCGTGTGCGAGGTTTAGGGGCAGGGGTGAAACCCAAATCATTCTTTGAAACACCTAGAGTTAAGAAACAAGAAATTGATGAGAAAGCGCAAACTGAGCTGGAAGAAGCAAAGAAGCAAATAAAAGAACAAGATGGACGCATACTTGTTCTAGATAAAGTGATCTACGAGTTAGTAAGCAGAATTGGAAAACTGGAATCGAAGGTGGGTGATAAGGACGATAAGTCTGAAGGATTAGGCAGCTGTTCTGTGATAAAGCCTCAAAAGATGCAGATTGAAAACGATGAAGACATGAAGGTGGTTGAAAACGCTGAAGACATCAAG AAACCTGATAAAAAGACATGTGGAAAAAAGATTGAAAAGGATGAAGACATGAAGGTGGTTGAAAATGATGAAGACATCAAG AGACCTGATAAGAAGACACGTGGAAAAAAGATTGAAAACGATGAAGACATGAAGGTGGTTGAAAACGATGAAGACATTGAGGTGGTTGAAAAATCAGTTGGGTTGGAG GGGAAGGTGGTTAAATTACTTGAAGACGGATCCAAAAAACTTGTAGCTTACGGAACGGTCATGGTTGCTGGAGATGTCCTTCACGGATCTCCCTTTCCTAAAGACTGCTTACGTGTGGCGATTGATGAGGTTGTTGATGATAATGCACGATTACCCAAATCTATTTCAGATGACATGGTTACAGTGGGAAATGCATTAGGAACCCATGTAGCATGGCCTACTCATTTGGTGGTGGAGAAATCAATTGaggtaattttaattctttctagCAGCCttttagtattaattaatacCTAA